Proteins found in one Vagococcus carniphilus genomic segment:
- a CDS encoding alpha/beta hydrolase, whose protein sequence is MKKKLIIIFLSLFVTILVALGFGVNYLFNYAIVSGKKDFIKAENPEKLKKQWDFSDGYSEDIFITSNDGLKLKGRYIKNKKETNKVAIVAHGYMSEGLAMGNYAKMFNELGYDVLVPDNRGHGDSEGKYVGFGWLDRLDYVKWIDEVLKLKGKSTEIGLFGVSMGASTIMMTSGENLPPQVKWLIADCGFDSVANELTYQLKNMFQLPAFPLIPLTSTYTKVKAGYSFYEANAVNQLKKNNLPLLLIHGDNDDFVPLESVYPLYKATKGPKELEIFEGAKHATSYNSDSKKYKEIVKKFLFAHEKES, encoded by the coding sequence ATGAAAAAGAAGTTAATTATCATTTTTTTAAGTTTATTTGTAACTATTTTAGTAGCGCTAGGTTTTGGTGTTAACTACTTGTTTAATTATGCGATTGTTTCAGGAAAAAAAGATTTTATTAAAGCTGAAAATCCTGAAAAGTTAAAGAAACAGTGGGATTTTAGTGATGGTTATTCAGAAGATATTTTTATAACAAGTAATGATGGCTTAAAACTAAAGGGTCGTTACATTAAAAATAAAAAAGAGACTAACAAAGTAGCCATTGTTGCTCATGGTTATATGAGTGAAGGACTTGCAATGGGAAATTACGCTAAAATGTTTAATGAGTTAGGATATGATGTCCTTGTTCCAGATAATCGAGGCCATGGAGATAGTGAAGGAAAGTATGTAGGTTTTGGTTGGTTGGATAGGCTTGATTATGTTAAATGGATAGACGAAGTTTTAAAGTTAAAAGGAAAATCAACTGAAATTGGTTTATTTGGCGTTAGTATGGGAGCGTCAACTATTATGATGACAAGTGGTGAAAATCTTCCACCTCAAGTAAAATGGTTAATCGCAGATTGCGGTTTTGATTCAGTCGCTAATGAGTTAACTTACCAATTAAAAAATATGTTTCAGCTACCTGCTTTCCCACTAATTCCTTTAACTTCTACTTATACAAAAGTTAAAGCTGGTTATTCATTCTATGAAGCGAATGCAGTAAATCAATTGAAAAAAAATAATCTTCCTTTGTTACTAATTCATGGTGATAATGATGATTTCGTTCCACTTGAATCAGTTTATCCTTTATATAAAGCGACTAAAGGACCAAAAGAATTAGAAATTTTTGAAGGGGCCAAACATGCAACGAGTTATAACTCTGATTCTAAAAAGTACAAGGAAATAGTGAAAAAATTTCTGTTTGCTCATGAAAAAGAGAGCTAA
- a CDS encoding CsbD family protein — protein MTDKGFTDKIKGKVKETTGDITNDKELKTEGLVDQAKGKVKKASSDIKEASEEVKEKVEKKLDKHK, from the coding sequence ATGACAGACAAAGGTTTTACGGATAAAATCAAAGGCAAAGTAAAAGAGACAACCGGTGATATTACAAATGACAAAGAGCTAAAGACTGAAGGTTTAGTAGACCAGGCAAAAGGGAAGGTAAAGAAAGCTTCTTCTGATATTAAAGAGGCTTCTGAAGAAGTTAAGGAAAAAGTCGAAAAGAAACTAGATAAACATAAATAA
- a CDS encoding GNAT family N-acetyltransferase, with translation MITVVFDNEQWIKAASYFLRTLVFVQEQKISPKAEFDAYDSDQTNYLVIFHYQTPIATGRYQQDDLTTVRPDRVCVRREWRKKGLGRRVLLELEQQGRRNKCTLSRVHGEKQAIPFYEKMGYEVVSDEFIEDGIICVKLEKKLF, from the coding sequence ATGATTACTGTTGTATTTGATAACGAACAATGGATAAAAGCTGCCTCATATTTTTTAAGAACTTTAGTTTTTGTTCAAGAACAAAAAATATCACCAAAAGCTGAATTTGATGCTTATGATTCAGACCAAACTAATTATCTTGTTATTTTCCATTACCAAACACCTATCGCAACTGGTCGTTATCAACAAGATGATTTAACGACTGTTCGCCCAGATCGAGTTTGTGTAAGACGTGAATGGCGAAAAAAAGGATTAGGTAGACGTGTTCTTCTTGAATTAGAACAACAAGGAAGAAGAAACAAGTGTACATTATCTCGTGTTCACGGTGAAAAGCAAGCTATTCCTTTTTATGAAAAAATGGGATACGAAGTCGTTTCAGATGAATTTATTGAAGATGGCATCATTTGTGTCAAACTTGAAAAAAAACTTTTTTAA
- the alaS gene encoding alanine--tRNA ligase, which translates to MKQLTSVEVRQMYLDFFKSRGHRIEPSASLVPVEDPTLLWINSGVATLKKYFDGTVVPENPRITNAQKSIRTNDIENVGKTARHHTMFEMLGNFSIGDYFKKEAIHWAWELLTSEEWFALDKSKLYVTVYPEDKEARRIWHEEIGLPQESIIDIEDNFWDIGAGPCGPDSEIFYDRGQSFNDVAEDDPENYPGGENERYLEIWNLVFSEFNHTENHEYEPLPQKNIDTGMGLERMVSIFQDAPTNFETDLFLPIIHATEEMSRDKKYDDDLATKTSFKVIADHVRAVSFAIGDGALPSNEGRGYVLRRLLRRAVMHGKKLGIDEAFLYKLVPVVGKIMESYYPEVLEKQDFIQKIIKTEEERFHETINDGLQIITDLIASLKQEGKDTLEGKDIFKLYDTYGFPVELTEEMAEEEGLKVDHDGFEVEMTAQRDRARAARSTENSMNVQSAVLGEIKVDSEFIGYDATEAEAKLLVIVEEDELKESTSHKEAQLVFDQTPFYAEMGGQVADKGVIKDLNNQVVARVVEVKKAPNGQPLHFVEVEGNLVSGETYKLEVDQVMRDKIIKNHTVTHLLHRALKDVLGEHANQAGSLVAPGYLRFDFTHFEQVTPEQLSQMEQIVNEKIWASLPVETVETDIATAKEMGAMALFGEKYGSEVRVVNIGGYSIELCGGVHVRNTSDIGIFKITSESGIGAGVRRIEAVTSKEAFEVFHEEEKALKEVAQLVKAPQLKEVVSKVTTLQEQLRELQKENEALSSKLANAEGDQIFKNIQEVAGVKVIAEAVNVKDMNQLRQLADQWKQNNYSDILVLGTAQGEKVNLLAAMTKEMNDKGFKAGDLIKAIAPKVGGGGGGRPDMAQAGGKKPAGMKDALEETLKWVESK; encoded by the coding sequence ATGAAGCAATTAACAAGTGTTGAAGTAAGACAAATGTATTTAGACTTTTTTAAATCGAGAGGACATAGAATTGAGCCTAGTGCGTCACTTGTTCCGGTGGAAGATCCAACACTTCTATGGATCAATTCAGGAGTAGCTACTCTAAAGAAATATTTTGATGGAACTGTTGTACCTGAAAATCCAAGAATTACTAATGCCCAAAAAAGTATCCGTACAAATGATATTGAAAATGTAGGGAAAACAGCACGTCATCATACCATGTTTGAAATGCTAGGAAACTTTTCAATTGGTGACTATTTCAAGAAAGAAGCAATTCATTGGGCTTGGGAATTACTGACAAGTGAAGAATGGTTTGCTTTAGATAAGTCGAAACTTTATGTAACTGTTTATCCAGAAGATAAAGAAGCACGTCGTATTTGGCATGAAGAAATCGGATTACCTCAAGAATCAATTATTGATATTGAAGATAACTTTTGGGATATTGGAGCTGGTCCATGTGGTCCTGACTCAGAAATTTTCTACGACCGTGGTCAATCTTTTAATGATGTAGCAGAAGATGATCCAGAGAATTACCCAGGTGGAGAGAATGAGCGTTATTTAGAAATCTGGAACTTAGTATTTTCAGAATTCAATCATACTGAAAATCATGAATATGAACCATTACCTCAAAAGAATATTGATACGGGAATGGGATTAGAACGTATGGTTTCTATTTTCCAAGATGCTCCAACCAATTTTGAAACGGATTTATTTTTACCAATTATCCATGCAACAGAAGAAATGTCTCGCGATAAAAAATACGATGATGACTTAGCAACTAAAACATCATTTAAAGTAATTGCTGACCATGTCCGTGCTGTTTCATTTGCAATTGGAGATGGTGCTTTACCTTCAAATGAAGGTCGTGGCTATGTATTACGTCGTTTACTACGTCGTGCTGTTATGCATGGTAAAAAACTTGGAATTGATGAAGCATTTCTTTATAAATTAGTTCCTGTTGTAGGTAAAATTATGGAAAGTTACTATCCAGAAGTTTTAGAAAAACAAGACTTTATTCAAAAAATTATCAAGACTGAAGAAGAACGATTCCACGAAACAATCAATGATGGCTTACAAATCATCACAGATTTAATTGCTTCTCTTAAACAAGAAGGAAAAGACACTTTAGAAGGAAAAGATATCTTTAAACTTTATGATACTTATGGTTTCCCTGTTGAATTAACTGAGGAAATGGCTGAAGAAGAAGGATTAAAAGTTGATCATGATGGTTTTGAAGTTGAAATGACAGCTCAAAGAGATCGTGCTAGAGCAGCTCGTTCTACTGAAAACTCAATGAATGTTCAATCAGCAGTTTTAGGAGAAATTAAAGTTGACAGTGAATTTATTGGTTATGATGCAACTGAAGCTGAAGCTAAATTATTAGTGATTGTTGAAGAGGATGAATTAAAAGAATCAACATCACATAAAGAAGCACAGTTAGTTTTTGATCAAACTCCTTTTTACGCTGAAATGGGTGGTCAAGTTGCAGATAAAGGCGTGATTAAAGACTTAAATAACCAAGTTGTAGCTAGAGTTGTTGAAGTTAAAAAAGCACCAAATGGTCAACCTCTTCATTTTGTAGAAGTGGAAGGTAATCTTGTTTCAGGTGAAACTTATAAGCTTGAAGTTGACCAAGTGATGAGAGATAAAATTATAAAAAATCATACAGTGACACATTTATTACATCGTGCTTTAAAAGATGTTTTAGGTGAGCATGCTAATCAAGCTGGTTCATTAGTAGCACCAGGTTACTTACGTTTTGATTTTACTCATTTTGAGCAAGTGACACCAGAACAATTAAGTCAAATGGAACAAATTGTTAATGAGAAAATTTGGGCTAGTTTACCTGTAGAAACAGTTGAAACAGATATTGCAACTGCTAAAGAAATGGGAGCTATGGCATTGTTTGGTGAAAAATACGGCTCTGAAGTTCGAGTGGTTAATATTGGTGGCTATTCAATTGAACTTTGTGGCGGGGTACATGTTAGAAATACTTCTGATATTGGTATCTTTAAAATTACCTCTGAATCGGGTATAGGAGCTGGAGTTAGACGTATTGAGGCTGTTACAAGTAAAGAAGCCTTTGAAGTGTTCCATGAAGAAGAAAAGGCCTTAAAAGAAGTTGCTCAGTTAGTTAAAGCACCTCAATTAAAAGAAGTTGTTTCAAAAGTAACAACATTACAAGAACAATTGAGAGAATTACAAAAAGAAAATGAAGCACTTTCTTCAAAATTAGCTAATGCAGAAGGTGATCAAATCTTTAAAAATATTCAAGAAGTCGCTGGTGTAAAAGTTATTGCAGAGGCTGTAAATGTTAAAGATATGAATCAATTACGCCAATTAGCAGATCAGTGGAAACAAAATAATTACTCAGATATTTTGGTTTTAGGAACAGCTCAAGGAGAAAAAGTTAATCTTCTTGCAGCAATGACTAAAGAAATGAATGATAAAGGATTTAAAGCAGGAGACTTGATCAAAGCTATTGCACCAAAAGTTGGTGGAGGCGGAGGTGGTCGCCCAGATATGGCACAAGCCGGTGGTAAAAAACCAGCAGGTATGAAAGACGCTTTAGAAGAAACATTAAAATGGGTGGAATCTAAATAA